The Dokdonia donghaensis DSW-1 DNA window CTTAGCTAGTTCTTCTGCTACTTTATAAGATTGGTATCCTCCTACAAGCACTACATTAGTAAGTTGCATCTCTTTGGCAAATGCTATCACATCAAGAATTTGTTTTTGGTCATTTGCACTTATATATACTTTTTGTGTGCCGTTAAAGACATTCTTCATCGCATCAAAAGGTAAGTTTTTAGTTCCCTTAGCTTTACTGTAAGCTCTTGAGTTATTAAAAAACATTTTAATCTTATTTATATCCTCTTTATACGACTTGTTTGGCTTATAACCAGGCTCCTCACCTAGCCACCATCTACCGCGACGCATTGTACGAGGCCAGTCCATAAAGATACCTTCATCTGTTTTATAAGCTGCATCTTCCCAGTTCCAAGCATCTAGCTGCACTACAGAAGATGCGCCAGAGATAGTCCCTCCTACAGGTCTAATCTGTGCCATAAGTACTCCGTTAGGACGCATAGATTCTACAACCTTAGACTCTGCATTATAAGCAATGATACCACGTACGTGTGGGATCATCTCTCCTATCTCATCATAATCATTAGATTGTCTTACTGCGCCTACCTCTACAAGGCCTAGCGTTGTGTTTGTTGCTATAAAACCAGGATATACGTGTTTACCTGTGGCATTTATCACTGTTCCCTTTGTGGCGCTACCACCACTTTGAATTGTAGATATTTTACCATTTTCAAATACGATAGTGGCATTATCTATTACGGTCCCATCACCTACGTGTGCTGTTGCTCCCGTTATTGTATAAGCAGTTGCTTGAGCAGGTGCAGGTGTTTGTTGTGCAATTGCTGTTGCTCCTAAAAGGAAAACAACGGCTACTAGTAATTGTTGTAGTGTTTTCATCTTAGTAAATTGTTTGTTCTGTATCACAATGCATACGTTGTTTTTCTTTCTTTCTCGCCGGTTGTGTTTTTAAGCCTTTGTTCTTTTCTGCAAGCATCATTGCAGTAAGTTGTGCTTTTTCTTTTTGTACCGTTGCGCGTAGTTCCTTATCCTTTTCTATATCAAAGAATACTTTTCCTTCTATTATAGTTTTCTCTGCTCTAGCTTTTATACTAAGCGGGTGATCTGACCATATAACGACATCTCCATCCTTACCAGGTTTAAGACTTCCTGCACGATCATCCATATGTAAAAGCTTTGCCGGATTTAATGTGACCATTTTCCAAGCGTCCTCTTCTTCAATACCACCGTACTTATAAATTTTTGCAGCTTCTTGATTAAGACGTCTTGACATCTCACCATCATCTGAGTTAATGGCTACTGTAACTCCTGCTCTGTGCATAATAGCAGCATTATAAGGAATCGCATCGTTTACCTCATATTTATAAGCCCACCAGTCTGAGAAGGTAGATCCTCCTACGCCGTGCTCTGCCATTTTATCTGCAACCTTATAACCTTCTAGTATGTGTGTAAAGGTGTTTACATTAAAACCAAACTGCTCTGCCACCTTCATTGTCATATTAATCTCGCTCTGTACATATGAGTGACAAGAGATAAGACGCTCCATATTAAGAATGTCAACTATAGTTTCCATTTCCTCATCTACGCGATACGGCTGTCCACTTTTCTTCTTTGCTTCATATTCTTTACCTCTTGTAAAGTAGTCTACAAAAACTTGCTCTACTCCCATTCTTGTTTGAGGGAATCTTGAGTAGCTATTCCAGTTTGCTTGTTTTACGTTTTCACCTAAGGCAAACTTGATAAACTTCTTATCCTTAATTACCATTTCATCTATAGGTGCTCCCCACTTAAGCTTCATCACTGCGCTCTGTCCACCTATTGGGTTTGCAGACCCGTGTAGTAACTGGATGGCCGTTACTCCACCAGCTAGGTTACGATAAATATCAGAATCATCTGGATTAACCACATCACTCATACGTACCTCTGCTGTAGAGTTATGACCAGACTCGTTTATTGCAAAAGCTGCAATATGTGAGTGCTCATCTATAATACCAGAAGTAACGTGCTTACCTGTACCATCTACTACCATAGCTCCTCGCGCTGATAGATTTTTTCCTACTGCACTTATTTTTCCATCTTTGATTAAGACATCTGCATTCTCAAGAATACCCTCTGCCTCATTTGTCCAGACCGTTGAGTTTTTAATTAAAATATCTTGTTGCTTAGGACGTGTCTCATAACCAAAAGCCATATTAGGATATGTAAGTGGCATAACATCTAGGGGTTTATCACCACCTTTTTTATCATCCTTAGCTTCACTTGCCTCTAAAGCTGTCTTTCTAGAAGTAAAGTTCTTTTCTGTTCCATCTGCAAGAATTGCTTTACCATTAAGACCATTTGCATCTGCTCTAGCAACGAGTCTTATAAACTTACCTTCGGCTTCTTTAAAAATAACTGTAGCCCAGTCTTGTTTATAAGCAAACTCGCTCTTTACTTCTTCTCCTCCTTTTTTCAAAGTTGCTTTTGCCTTTTCGGTTGAGTTTTTTACTTCTAGATTATAAGTAACACCGTTAAGGTTAATTGCATAGTTGCCATCTATGTTTACTGTAGTCATATCTTTAACTACATTTTTATTACCCTGAATCCAGTGCTCAAATAATTTTGTGTCTTTTTCAAACACCTCTCCAGAAGTAATCATAAAGTTTGCCCACGCTCTATTTTTAAGAACACCTATCTCACCGCTCTTACCTACCATTTGCGCTGGTATCGTAGTAAGTGCTTCTAGCGCACGCTCTTTAGAAAGACCATACGTAATCGCCTTCATAAGGTGCTTTTTAAAATCCTTTGGTGATTTATGCTTAAATGTAGTAAGTGCAAATGTCACTCCAGCATCTTGTAATGCTTTAGGGTTTGTAGGTGCTTGGTTCCAGTGCTTCATATCAGACAGCGCTACATATTCGGCAGCATATGGCTCTTCCATATCATAGGCATCTGGAAATTTAAGTGGCAAGATCATTTTACGATTCATTGCCTGTACCTCACCTATACGCTTATACTCGTCTCCGCCTGCAACTATTACGTAGTCTATCCCAAATTGATCTCCTAGTTTATCTATACGTAAGTCGTCATAAAGCCCGTCACCTTCAAAAAATTGCGGTAAGGTTTTATTTCGCGTAAGCGCTTCAAGAGACATATCTTTTGTATCTACATTTCCTTTCTCATACCAATCTAGGTCGTGCTGTACTTGACGTAGTAAGGCGGTTGCACCCATCTTTGAAGAAGGGTATGCTTGTCGAGAAGTAACGCTCTTGTCAAAAGAAAAATATTGAGCAAGACGCTCCTCCATTACTCGATTTGCCGTATTACCATCATTGTTAAGAGCAATAAGTGCTCCCGTACCACGAGCAATACCATCGTGTTGTAAGGTTGCTACTACGCCAAAACCTGCGTTTATATATTCGGTAGCCTTCTTTTTATCATACTCAAAGTCGTCATAGCCATTTTGTTCTGAGAGAATATGATCGTTCCAGTATCCTCCCTCTCTCGAGTTGTCATATTGAGAAGCACGACCAGAACCTCCAGCCCTCTTAGGCTTTGCAATACCAAAATTTGTATAGATATCTACAAAAGATGGATAGATGTGTTTACCACCTAGATCAACCACAACAGCATTTGCCGGGTATTTAGATGACTTACCTACAGACACCACTCTACCATTTTGTACCACTAGGGTACCTTTCTTAATAGTTTCGGTTGGTGTGCTGTGTATTGTGGCATTTGTAAACACCGTGTAGTTTTCATTTTTGGACTTAACTCCAGCATTTGCCGGAAAGTAATCTTGCGCATACATTGTAAATGAACAAGTTACCAGCCCTAAGACAAGTAATTTTTTAAAGAACATATTTAGATTGTAAATTATTTAGTTCTTAAAGATAACTACCTTGTTAAGCAGGCGTTAAGGTTTAATAAATATTTAAGAGACTTTTAACATCAAAAAGTCTCTGGGAACTGCTTGTCATAGTTTACCAGTAATGCCACCATATAACTGTAGCTTTCTAAACCACCCGGCTGGTTATTTGCCTTAAGGTAGTTACTATAAAAGAGATCAAATATGGGCTCAAGCGGGTTATCCATCTCATCCCAAAAATCTCTAGACATTTGATATTGGGCAAGTATACCCGGATGTACCTTACTTTTTAATAATTTACCTAGCTCTTTATCTCGGCGGTACACATCATTAAGGCAATACCTAAGTGCAAAAATACTTCCCGAATATTGAAAATGTATATCCTCATTATTGAGTGTAGCCATAACTGCCATAAAGTTTGCTTCATTTTCTTTGGCAAACCCTAACTGGTGGGCCTGCTCGTGACAAGATATAACAGGCCACCTGTGAGCGGGTACCATCCCATTAATTTGCGCTTCATTTGTAATGGGGTTGAGATAACCACTATACCCCATTACAGATAGTGGATATCGCAATAATGAGTTTTTTATACTTTTAGGAGGGTATTGCAAGGAAGGAAACTTCTGTTGTAAAGCTTCATAGCCGTTAAGGGTTTTATTAAATATTTCCGCTTTCGCGAAAGCGTAATTAACCACCGCACTATCATTTACAGCAAGTGCCGTGTGTAGTCTATTACTATTATTAAGAAGTTTTTCTGTAAGTGACACAAGCTCTTGTGTGGTATAGTCATTATCTATTGACAAGGACTTGTGTAGTGGTAAGCGGTAATAATTCATTCCCCAAAGAAGGTGAAAGGCAAAATATACAATAGAAATCATCGCAAGGGTACGTAGTAAGAATGACTTGATGGTCTTAAATCTATTTCTTATCAAGATTACAATCTCACGTACCGCAAGCACGATTAAAACCGCATACATAATATCTCCAAAGGAAAACGGCAACCACCCAAAGGCATATCTAAAACCTTTTGAAATCACAGGATATATCCCATTACAGTACCACTGCTCTACAGCTTGTGGATATAAAGCTAGTAGTCGTACAACGAGCATTTGTACAAATAATAGTAATCCAATTATGAGGGTTATGCGATTCTTTTTCAAGCGATATGATTTAAATTACGTCACAATTTACAATGTGTGTTTAACAAAGTTGACTTAAAAATTACAATTCAAATTGCTTCTAGTCGTATTTTAGTAAAAAAAATATAGTTTATGGATTCTATTTTATCATTCTTAGGTGCTATTTCTTGGTGGATGTGGCTCATACTCGTTGTAGTACTCGTAGCTATTTATGACACCTTTATACAGAAGAAGCATATCATTTTGAAAAACTTCCCGGTAGTAGGCCACTTTAGGTATATGCTTGAAAGTATAGGTCCAGAGCTACGTCAATATATAGTGGCAAATAATCGTGAGGAACTACCCTTTAACCGTATAGAACGCGGGTGGATTTATGCCTCTGCAAAAAATGAAAATAACTACGAAGGTTTCGGTACAGACCGTGATATTAACCAGTCTCATTACATTTTTATAAACAATGCGATGATACCTTACAAAGTAGAAAAGGATCACCCCAATGCAAAAGACCCTTATTTTCTTGCGTGTGCAAAAGTAATGGGAGCAGGAAGAAGAGCCCGTCCTTATAGACCTGGCTCTATTATAAATGTGAGTGCAATGAGCTTTGGTAGCCTTTCGGCAAAAGCGGTAGAGTCTCTTAACCGTGGTTGTGCAAAGGCTTATGCATATCACAATACCGGAGAAGGTGGACTGTCGCCATACCACAAAAAAGGCGGTGATGTTGTTTTTCACTTTGGTACTGGATATTTTGGTGTGAGAAGTGAGGAAGGTGGTTTCTCAATGCCTAAAATGAAGAAACTCGTTTCAGAAAATCCGCAGGTGCGTGCCATAGAGGTAAAACTCTCACAAGGTGCAAAACCAGGAAAAGGAGGCGTTTTACCAGGATCTAAAATCACAAAAGAAATTGCAGAGATACGCGGAGTAAAACAAGGTGAAGACGTCTTATCTCCTCCTAACCACAAAGCATTCTCAAACGTACCAGAACTTATAGATTTTGTAGAAGATATTGCAACCGAGACTGGATTACCTGTAGGTATTAAAGCCGCAATAGGTAAACTAGATGCCTGGAGAGAGCTTGCTGAAATTATGGCAAGCACTGGCAAAGGGCCAGACTTTATCACTGTAGATGGTGGTGAAGGTGGTACGGGAGCTGCACCACCTAGTTTTGCAGACCACGTAGCCCTGCCTTGGGTATATGGATTTTCTGATATTTATAAAATCTTTAAAGAATACAAACTCACAGATCGTGTAGTTTTTATAGGCTCTGGTAAGCTAGGCTTCCCAGCAAAGGCTGCAATGGCATTTGCAATGGGTGTAGACTGCATAAACGTAGCCCGTGAGGCGATGCTTGCTGTAGGATGTATACAGGCCAAAGTATGTCACAACAACACCTGCCCTACGGGTGTTGCTACACAAAACAAGTGGTTGCAGCGAGGTATTAACATAGAAGACAAAGCAGAGCGCACACACTACTACTTTAAAAACTTTAAAAAGGAATTACTAGAGATTACTCGTGCCTGTGGCTATGAGCATCCAGCCCAACTCACAATGGATGATGTAGATATCAACCTAGGTGATAAAAACCTAACGCAAACCCTAGCAGATGTATATGGTTACAATAAAGTAGCAGTTCCTTTTAAAAGTACAAAAGCACTTATGAAGTGTCCAGACCTAGGTGGAAACTACAATAAAAAAGAAGTAGCCAAAGAAATAGATATGGATGACGTGCGTTATTAACGTCTCTCTATAAATTGTACATACTAAAAATAGTATACCCTAGTTATAAAGATAACCAGCTTTAAACCCAATACAACCAATGACTCAAGACCTAACAAACCTTGCTTTTAATCTTCTTCCAGCCATAGTTGTAGCGCTACTAGCCTACTACTTCTTTAACCAGTTTACAAAAGAACAAGAAGGGCGACGTCGTTTTTTATTACATAAGGACAATCAGGCAAACGCGCTACCACAAAAACTACAAGCCTACGAGCGTCTTACACTATTTTTAGAGCGTATTTCTCCTGGCAAACTAGTTACACGTGTAAAACCATATAATGATGATCCTAATGATTATGAAGCACTGTTACTGCGCACGATAAATGAAGAGTTTGAGCATAACTTAGCGCAGCAAATTTATGTAACACAAGAATGCTGGAACGTTGTGCGCACGGCAAAAAGTAGTACCGCTGCCATCATACGTAAAACCAATATGAGTAATAAAGTAGAAACAAGCGACCAACTGCGTGAGACCTTACTGCGCGACCTTATGGATAATGTATCACCTAGCGAGACAGCCCTACAATTTATAAAGCAAGAGGTGAGCGAGATAATCTAGTTACAACACATCTACCCGCTTTAGATAGGCAACTTCTTTTTCGGTAAGGGTGGCAGCAAATTCTTTTACAACAGCAAGATTTTTAGGGTTTTTAAGCTGCTCTTTGAGTAGTTTTCTTGCGCTTTCGCGAAAGCGCCATACGTGATGCACACTCGCCTCTATAAGTGATTGTAAGCTTTCCTTTTCAAAAGAGCCTAGCTGGCGCAGGTAGTTAAAGGCATTTTGTCGCAACTGATAAGGTTGTTCTGGTTGTGTGTAGCTTATGAGTTCTTGATATCGACCAAAAGATTGTGACGGCTTATACTCTGGTGTTGCAAGTGATAGTGCAAGCCACAAGGTACGTAAGTTCCCGTCTTGAAACCCAAACTGCCCATCCATCATATCCAGCACCTTACGTTGTGAGGCCGGGTCATTGCGCTGCTGGTGGTACACCCATAACTTAATCATTGCCTGCTCTCGGGTGACATAGCTATCATCTTTAAGCAGCTTGTAAAAATCTGTAGCCAGTGATTGGGGTGCATTTTCTAGCGATGTAGCCACAGCCTGACGTATAAAAACGTTATCAGAACTTATAGCTTGTTTAAAAACTGGCAGTGTCGCATTAATAGATTCTTGAGCCGCTTGATACACAGATTCTTGCCCTAGGTAATCGTTACCTGAGGCTATGGCATCCATAAGTTGTGTAAACTTATTCGATAACGGAGCTTCTCTACCCGACTGTAATCTAAAGTACTGTTGCATAAATTCGCTCTTTTTAAGCGACTGTAAGGCATCTTCTGCTTGAAAAGCAGACTGGTATAGCCAGTTCTTCTTAAAGTCTGCGAGATCTACGGTAACTAGCGCCTCAACCTCTGTCATAAAATCTTCTGTAGTTACATTTTTATATGCATACTTTTTGAGGTAATTCTGCACAGCGAGATCAAAGGTGTTTACCCCTACTCGCTCTCGTAATATGTGTATTGCCCAAGCACCTTTTTGATAATAGGTAAGACTACTTCCTCCAGAGGCAACAAGCTTTTGCCCCTTGCCTTGATCACTTAAGGCTCGTAACTGCTCTGCGGTTTCAAAGAGCTTAAAATAAAAATAGTCCTCTCCAAAGATCTCGCGTTCGGTGAGAAGTGCATAGTAGGTTGCAAATCCCTCTTGTAGCCAGTGGTGCTCACTCTTAGTCTCTGTAACTAGATCTCCAAACCACTGGTGTGCAAGCTCGTGTGCATTTACGTTTACATAATTACGATCTGTAAAGCCTATCGCATCTACCATAAAATGGTCAGAAAAGATGGTGCAACTCGCATTCTCCATACCAGCATACAAGAAATCTTTTACGGGTACTTGTTTATATACCTTAAAAGGAAATGGCACACCTATCTTACGTTCTAAAAAGTCAAAAACCTCTTTGGAGTATCTATAAGTAGCCTCTACCTGCAACGAGTCTTCTGGATAATAGTAATATTCTAAAGGTACACCAGATGCGGCCGTAGCTGTTTTTACATCATAATTTCCCACCACAAGCGCCACGAGATAGCTTGCTATGGGCTTTTGCATATCAAATTCTGATACTAGCACGTTATAATCTTTTAACGTTTTTGCAGCTACCCCATTTGCAATGACTGTATGTCTATTGTGTCCCGTCACTTTGAGATCAAATATGATTTTATCATTCATATCATCTATACTAGGCAACCAGTGTGAGGTGTACTTGCCTTGACCTTGCGTCCAGAACTGCTCACTCCCATTATTATTTACAAAATAAGCGGCTTGAGAAGGCTGCACCGAGTAGTCAAAAACTGCTTTGTAGGTAGTACCAGCTTTAAAACTTCCGTCAAAAACTATAGTAGTATCTGTTGCGCTTATGGCAAATGTGGGTGTTTTATCTACGAGTTGCATTTTCTTTCCATCCATCACAACTTGATTTACATCTTGTAATGCGGTAAAGGTTGTAGTTACTTTTCCTAGAACAGATTTGGTATCAAAATCAAGTGATAAGGAAGCGGTAACCTCCTTAAAATCTATGGTTTTGGTTTGAGCAGATATTTCTTGGGTATACGCTTTCGCGAAAGCGGAAACAACAACAATAAAGAACAACAGGTATTTCATATACTCAAAATAACAACTTTTGGGCCAGTATCTTTTATCCAGGCATTCGAAAATTTGAGTTAAAGGCTTATTTTTACTTTTAATGAATCCCACATTTTTACAAACTCCCATAGATTACCTTAAAGGCGTAGGTCCTAACAGAGCAGACTTATTGCGCTCTGAGCTGGGTATCCACACCTTTCAGGACTTGATGCATCTCTTCCCGCACAGGTATATAGATAAAACGCGCTATTATAAAATAAGTGAACTGGAGCGTAGCAATGCAGAGGTGCAAATTATAGGGAAGTTTACCAGTATGAAAATGGTAGAGGGTAAAGGTCGCAGGCTTGTGGCGACCTTTAGAGACGATGGCGGGCAAATGGAGCTAGTATGGTTTAGAGGTCATAAATGGATTAAGGAGGCTATTAAAATGAATACGCCTTATGTAATTTTTGGAAAATGCAATTATTACAACGGTAAATTCTCGATGCCACACCCAGAGATGGAACTACTTTCTGAGCACGAAAAAAGCATAAGATCTGCTATGCAACCTGTGTACCCATCTACCGAAAAATTATCTAATCGTGGCATCACAAATAAGGTGGTAAACGGAGTGATGCAAACCCTCTTTATGGAGGCGAAAAATCACCTCTTTGAGAGCCTCTCAAAACCCCTTGTTACAGAGCTCAAATTAATGCCAAAAAGAGAGGCACTTTTTAACGTTCATTTTCCGCAATCTCAAGAGCATCTTGCACGTGCTCAATACCGATTAAAATTTGAAGAATTTTTTTATATCCAGTTGCAACTTGCCTTTAAAAATGTAAACCATAAGACCAAAATAAAAGGGTATCCTTTTGAGAAAGTTGGTCCCATTTTTACGACCTTTTATAATGACCATTTACCCTTTGAGTTAACCGATGCACAAAAACGTGTTCTTAAAGAAATACGTCACGACCTAGGTACAAATGCACAAATGAACAGGCTTTTACAAGGAGATGTAGGTTCTGGGAAGACCATCGTAGCGCTTATGTCAATGTTAATGGCACTTGACAACGATTTTCAGGCTTGTTTAATGGCACCTACTGCCATCCTGGCAGTCCAGCACTATCAAGGATTATTAGAGTTATGTAAAGAACTGAATACCAGTATTTCATTACTTCAAGGTTCAACCAAAGCTTCAGAACGTAAAATTATACACGAGCAGCTCGAAAATGGTGAGCTAGACATCCTTATAGGCACACACGCGCTACTAGAAGACAAGGTGAAATTTAAGAATCTTGGCCTCGCAGTGATAGATGAGCAACACCGTTTTGGGGTAAAGCAACGCAGTAAGTTATGGCACAAAAATGAGTACCCACCGCACGTACTTGTGATGACCGCCACCCCTATCCCCCGCACCCTTGCGATGACCGTTTATGGTGATCTAGATGTGAGTATAATTGACGAGTTACCACCGGGCAGAAAAGCCATAAAAACGGTGCATAGATATGATGCAAATAGACTCAAAGTTTTTAAGTTTATAAGAGATGAAATTGCCCTAGGTAGACAGGTCTATATTGTGTACCCATTAATACAAGAATCTGAGGCGATGGATTACAAAGATTTGATGGATGGCTACGAGAGTATTTCACGTGAATTTCCGATGCCAGAATATCAGATTTCTATCGTGCACGGAAAGATGAAACCAGACGATAAAGAGATTGAAATGAATCGCTTTATAAAAGGTGAAACTCAAATTATGGTCGCCACAACCGTAATAGAAGTTGGCGTAAATGTTCCTAACGCTTCTGTGATGATTATTGAGAGTGCAGAGCGTTTTGGGTTAAGCCAGTTACACCAGCTGCGTGGTCGTGTAGGTCGAGGTGCAGAGCAAAGCTATTGCATCCTTATGACCAGTCACAAACTCTCTAGCGATAGTAAAGTGCGCCTAGAGACAATGACAGGTACAAATGATGGTTTTGAAATAGCAGAGGTAGATCTAAAGCTACGAGGTCCAGGCGACATTACAGGAACCCAGCAAAGTGGCGCGCTCAACCTTAAAATAGCAGATATTATACGTGACAATGACATTCTAAAGGTAGCCAGAAGCTACGCCTGGCAACTGGTAAAAGACGATCCTAAGTTTGAGAAAGAAGAAAACCAGATCATACGCTTTATGTATGCCCAGATGATGAAGTTTAAGAATATCTGGAGTTATATCTCTTGATTACTCTAAAAGCAACCCCGTTACAAAATCCTTAAAATCTTTTTCAAACTCAAGATACTTCCCCCCTGTCGCTTTACCGTTATACCCAGTATGTATGCGCCTCACAGCTCCTTTTTTATCTATATAAATTGTGGTTGGGTATGAAAGAAAGTGATTAAGCATAGGCAATGTTTTTGCAGCAGCAGCCTTGTCTGCTCCTTGCCCATACTGTGCCAAGAGCACCGGATAAGGAAGCTCTAACCTATCTTTAAGGCGTTTTATACTCTTGCGCGCAGCCTCTTCTGTTTTTGCATATTCATAAGCCAGACCTATGACTGCAAGATCTTTTGATGGATTCGTTTTTAGATAATCCCTATAAAACTTAGACTCCTCTATACAGTTAGGACACCAAGAGCCCAATATCTGCACAAGCACGACTTTATTTATAAACCGCTCATCTTGCAGAGAAATGATATTCCCGCTTTCATCTGGAAAGGCAAAGTCAACACGATCATAGCCTTCTTTGAGATATGTAAGATTCTTTGCATCTGGCAACTCATAAGTGTCGTTACGTTTTGCTACAAAAGGCTCTTTCCAATGATTACCGCTATAAAAATCACCTTGCATCGTACTATCTGTTACGGTAGCCACAAATAGAAAAGCGTGTGCCCCGTCAAAGGTAGAGAGACGCATCTCATCACCATTAATCCTACCCTCAAGATACCTATAATCTCCGGTGGTTGTTCTAAAAGTACCTGTTACAACAGCTCCCGCACGCTTAAACATACCCTTTGCAATGTAACGATCTTCTTCACTCTCTGGGCTAAAAACTGTTTCCCAACTACCTGTGACATTCACATACGGCGGCTTATCATCTTCTTGAGTATACTCAGTAATAAAACGTACTGAGTCTCCATACACCATCTTAAAAGGGACTATGCGATCAAGACTGGGCTTTATAAAATTACCCGTTATTAGGTTTCCGCTTTCGCGAAAGCGTCCAGAAAAATATCCCTCAAAAACTGGAGTTTGAATACGTACACTATCACCCGTAATCGTTATCTCATCTACCAGAATGCGCTCTTCGGCATTATGTATAGCAAGTGTCCCGTCTTCAAAAGACTCAAAGACAAAAGGTAACTCCTCATTATCTTGAACTGCTAGTGTAGCACGCCACACACCTTCTTTAATACCTTTATTTACTGGCGAATGCACGTCTTTTTTACAAGAAAACAAACTAGCCAAAACTAAAATGATCAATATTTTATTCATAAAACAAAGTTATAGTAACCGCAACTTTAAAAAAGACGTAACAATGACTTTATTACACAAGTGCAAAATATGCAGTTGTAAGTAATGAAATGGGGATATATACGCTTTCGCGAAAGCGTAAAAAACTACACAGATACTCTCGCTTCTCCTTTGCCTACTTGCTTACTTATCCTATATTTGCCTACTTCAAAAAGCTCCATTTTTATGAAAATTTCTTACAACTGGTTAAAGCAGTTTATTGATATAGATTGGGATGCCGAAAAAACTGGCGAACTCCTAACAGACCTAGGTCTAGAGATAGAAGGTATAGATACATACCAAAGTGTAAAAGGCGGTCTAGAAGGGATTGTAATAGGTCACGTGCTTACCTGCGAGCAACACAGCAATGCAGATAAGCTTAAAGTTACCACGGTAGACATAGGTGGCGAGGCTCCTTTACAGATAGTTTGTGGTGCGCCAAATGTAGCCACAGGTCAAAAAGTACCCGTTGCAACTATAGGCACTACCTTATACACAGAAGAAGGTGAAGCGTGGAAAATTAAGAAAGGAAAAATACGTGGTGAGGAATCTCACGGTATGATCTGTGCCGAAGATGAGCTAGGTCTAGGTAAGAGTCACGATGGTATTATGATACTAGACGAGGCACTTGTACCAGGTACACCAGCTGCTCAAGTCTTTGAAATAGAAAATGATCAAGTTTTTGAAATAGGTCTTACGCCTAACCGTGCAGATGCTATGAGCCACTGGGGTGTTGCCCGTGATCTAAAAGCTGGATTGTTACAGAAAGAGATAAACAAAGGACTTATCACTCCATCTACCTCTTCTTTTAAAATAGAAAAGCGTGTACATAAAATAGATGTAGATGTACTAGACTCAGAAAAAGCACCACGCTACGCGGGAGTTGTAATAAGCGGTCTAAAGGTACAAGACTCTCCAGAG harbors:
- a CDS encoding TlpA family protein disulfide reductase; the protein is MNKILIILVLASLFSCKKDVHSPVNKGIKEGVWRATLAVQDNEELPFVFESFEDGTLAIHNAEERILVDEITITGDSVRIQTPVFEGYFSGRFRESGNLITGNFIKPSLDRIVPFKMVYGDSVRFITEYTQEDDKPPYVNVTGSWETVFSPESEEDRYIAKGMFKRAGAVVTGTFRTTTGDYRYLEGRINGDEMRLSTFDGAHAFLFVATVTDSTMQGDFYSGNHWKEPFVAKRNDTYELPDAKNLTYLKEGYDRVDFAFPDESGNIISLQDERFINKVVLVQILGSWCPNCIEESKFYRDYLKTNPSKDLAVIGLAYEYAKTEEAARKSIKRLKDRLELPYPVLLAQYGQGADKAAAAKTLPMLNHFLSYPTTIYIDKKGAVRRIHTGYNGKATGGKYLEFEKDFKDFVTGLLLE